agccctttttgtgcaaagcaatgatgacggcacgtgtttccttgcaggtaaccatgtttgacagaggaagaacaatgattccaagcaccaccctccttttgacgcttccagtctgttattcgaactcaatcatcatgacagagtgatctccagccttgtcctcgtcaacactcatacctgtgttaacgagagaaacactgacatgatgtcagctggtccttttgtggcagggctgaaatgcagtggatatgtttttgggattcagttaatttgcaattaattgcaattcatctgattactcttcataacattctggagtagatgcaaattgccatcatacaaactgaagcagcagactttgaaaatgaatatttgtgtcattctcaaaacttttggccacaactgtacaatCCAAGAGTGGGTAGtggggggcagacagacaggcattccCACTGCTAAACACTGTACTTGATTTTCCAGctcattaatgtttcttataaaaacaagaagtgacgcagtcagtctttccttaaTGAACTctgagccaagagagactggcatgcatagtatttacatcagccctctgattacaatgaagggCAAGACGTGCCGctgtgttctgggccagctgcaRYTTAACTAGGTSTTTCCTTGCAGCGCTGGACCACACGACCGGACAATAaacaagattagacaaaactagatcctgcaggacttgctttgtggagtgtggtgtcaaaaaagcagaacatctCTTTATTACRGACAGACCTCTCACCATCTTTACAGCCATTGAATCTATACGTttcgaccatgacagtttacaatctaaattAACACTAAGTAATTTAGTCTCTTCAATTTGTTCAActgccacaccattcattatcaGATTCAGCCTAGGTCTacaacttagggaatgatttgtaccaaaagccataacacaagttttctcaacaacaggttatgatcaataatatcaacggctgcactgaaatctaacagtacagttcccacaatcttcttcttatcaatttctttcaaccaatcctCAGTCAATTGTGTCAGTGCAGTGatgtgcccttctctataagtatgctgaaagtctgttgttaatttgtttacagagaagtagcattgtatttggtcaaacaccatttttcccaaCGGTtcgctaagagctggcagcaagctgataggtctgctgttagaaccagtaaagaccGCTTTACCACGCGttggtagtggaatgactttggcttccctccaggcctgaggacaaagactttcctctaggctaaGATTAAAGagatgacagataggagtggctatagactcagctaccatcctcagtagctttccatctatgttgtcaatgccaggtttgtcattattgatcgaaatactttttccacctctcccacactaactttacaaaattcaaacttgcaatgcttttctttcattattattWTTTTTTTTATACCTTAATACCATGGCTTACTGTTCTTTGTTgtcatttcctgcctaagtttgcccactttgccaatgaagtaatcattaaagtaattggcaacatcaaatggttttgtgatgaataagccatctgatttcatttttgatttctttatcattgatcttggcttcataatacagtttcttcctCTTTTGTTGCGTTTAGTCACATTTTATTCCTCAATTTGCaataagtcagccagtcagctgtGCAGTCAgatttattagccactcctttttcCCCATCAGAGATGCAgaaagcatatttagtttcttttaAAAAAGAACCATCAGTCagcagaaaaataaatataattttgacatagaattaagcataatgcttatggctctagattgcaggaaaagggtgtttcaggtgtttgaaaaatccTAAATTCTCCAATTTACAGACAGGGGTCCAAGCCCCCCTACAGAGCACCTCCCCTAGCAATYCTcatgtactttgtgccccctcagatttttggggttcATGACGCCAGtgggtctgtgtgtatctaacctaacatAGCGTAAAAGTGTATTTATCTCTGTCTGCGCCTAAAAGAACGGGCACAAtgaattatggtcattgtagttaattaccacatttctgCACTGAACTAGGTTGAAAACTACAACTCTCTTCAGCCCTGCATTccacatagttcttgacttgatttctctcGTTAATTATTTGATTTCTTTTTAGAGAAATGGTGCCGTTGGGCTCACACAAAAAACTAAAaagaattcaagtaattgaaccgatGTCAGTCAATTAGTTATTTAACaaccacaaaaaaataaatgttggttaATTGCGCAGCACTGCAGGGTTGTCAACTTTGATGCAATTAAYCCActcctctcttccctgtttcagaaTGTGAAGCTGTTGCCATGTCRATATCCTCTCTAGAAGTGTTCTCTACGGAACCGTTCCTAAATGGAACATTCACAGCAGAAGGTTCCTCCTCTGGACCATACACAGAACCCCACTCGGAGGACAACCTCATCGCCTTGGGCGACAACAATGTCACAGGGTCAGACTGCACCTATAAGGAGGATTTTAAGCGCTTCCTACTTCCTGCCATCTATAGTGTGGTCTTCCTGATTGGTCTGCCTCTGAACGGAGTGGTCATCCTGAAGATCTGGAGGTCACGACCCAACCTGACCCGGAGCAACGTCTACATGCTCAACCTGGCCACGGCTGACTTCCTGTATGTGATGTCACTACCTCTGCTCATCTACAACTACGCTAGTCATGACTACTGGCCCTTTGGAGAGCTGGCCTGCAAACTGGTCCGCTTTCAGTTCTACAGGTAGTATAGCTACTCATTAACTGACATATTCATATCATAGTTTTATAGATTACTTGAAAAACTCATACTTACAGTTCTACAAGTAATAATGAGTCATACACTGCATGTTACCTTTCTGTGGACAGATCTTTGAGTGGATTGTAGAGAGAAAACCCTGTCATTATAACATCAGTGATGTTATTTATTGTTTCCACAGTAACCTGCATGGCAGTATCCTGTTCCTGACCTGTATCAGCCTCCAGCGCTAYGTGGGCATCTGCCACCCTATGGCCGGCTGGCACAAGCAGGGGGGTCGCAGGCTGGCAYGGGTGGTCTGTGGGGGWGTGTGGCTGGTGGTCGCCSTCCTCTGTGCYCCCACTTTCCACTACGCCTCCAC
The window above is part of the Salvelinus sp. IW2-2015 unplaced genomic scaffold, ASM291031v2 Un_scaffold3778, whole genome shotgun sequence genome. Proteins encoded here:
- the LOC112076475 gene encoding P2Y purinoceptor 3; the protein is MSISSLEVFSTEPFLNGTFTAEGSSSGPYTEPHSEDNLIALGDNNVTGSDCTYKEDFKRFLLPAIYSVVFLIGLPLNGVVILKIWRSRPNLTRSNVYMLNLATADFLYVMSLPLLIYNYASHDYWPFGELACKLVRFQFYSNLHGSILFLTCISLQRYVGICHPMAGWHKQGGRRLAXVVCGGVWLVVAXLCAPTFHYASTGTQRNRTVCYDLSRPEHSADYYPYGMALTCLGFLLPFMGXVXCYCRMGXLLCXPPSYQGXXMAASMEKRDKAVKMIIIVVTVFAVSFLPFHLTKTMYLLVRTLPGAPCATRNLFSVIYKCTRPFASMNSVLDPILFYFTQPRFRRSTRILVTKITTLRDREPRCEKVKNLTKKP